One stretch of Daphnia pulicaria isolate SC F1-1A chromosome 8, SC_F0-13Bv2, whole genome shotgun sequence DNA includes these proteins:
- the LOC124352551 gene encoding leucine-rich repeat neuronal protein 3-like produces MAKQSYVLLLILANFWLVHIGADSSQFSTTSDVLLSPESAINEKSVDTSLSSKLEISARPANIQATIPSSSNDEEDPLKSHICSLCSCQGESPFVIDCNEKGLKNPFLVSEWPNNVPSTTIEAKFDSNEFIEITQFPELPLLRLSYRKNGLLVIEKAAFKFLKMLEYLDLSENSLTHDSITASVFEGPFSEDDYEPIPLKTLKLGYNKIFSIDKDAFNHLLSLETLELNNNPIKVIDHQTAISITSLRKLKTLNLAETDLSSVPSGFFHALPALKLLVLAGNKFTIIPEELQHAIHLEYLNFNNNPIKTLDKDSFQGLSKLKYLNVSSMPSLEWIDANTFTPLTSMIQLWCSFNPALKTIHPAAFSNMDESDGTFQLSEFHFRGNNIQNIPPSLLPWANLGLVDIGENPFKCDCNIGWMVTSLVPIVSDKTPELITSLRCAGPEEYKEKLLDSLATDTKIVNCTNPTDIISGGDNNHGGGSTVRTTSSNKGLIIFSLLGIIAVIGGMACFIMMAVRKSNLREMYDTTSGQIVHYVRTAGVGDKQEDEQAIVKKEYNQYYEEP; encoded by the exons ATGGCAAAGCAAAGTTATGTTCTTCTGTTGATACTAGCTAACTTCTGGCTGGTACATATTGGAGCTGATAGTTCTCAGTTTTCGACAACTTCAGATGTTTTACTTTCGCCGGAAAGTGCAATCAATGAGAAATCGGTCGACACTAGTCTTTCATCAAAATTGGAAATATCGGCACGTCCTGCGAATATCCAAGCTACAATACCAAGTTCCAGCAACGACGAAGAAGATCCGCTAAAATCCCACATTTGTTCATTATGTTCTTGCCAGGGTGAATCCCCGTTCGTCATAGACTGTAATGAAAAAGGTttgaaaaatccttttttggTTTCCGAATGGCCAAACAATGTCCCTAGTACTACTATCGAAGCCAAATTTGACTCCAACGAGTTTATAGAAATAACACAATTTCCGGAATTGCCATTATTACGACTGAGCTATCGGAAAAATGGTCTCTTAGTTATTGAGAAAGCGGCattcaaatttctaaaaatgttGGAATATTTGGATCTTAGCGAAAATAGTTTGACTCATGACTCAATCACCGCTAGTGTATTTGAGGGACCATTCAGTGAAGACGACTATGAGCCAATTCCGTTGAAAACTCTAAAACTCGGctacaacaaaatattttccattgATAAAGATGCGTTTAATCATTTATTGTCTCTCGAAACACTTGAGCTAAACAACAACCCAATAAAAGTAATTGATCATCAAACGGCAATATCGATTACATCACTGAGGAAGTTAAAG actTTGAATTTAGCCGAAACGGATTTGTCGTCGGTGCCTAGTGGTTTCTTCCATGCATTGCCGGCGCTAAAATTGCTAGTCCTTGCCGGAAACAAGTTCACAATTATACCGGAAGAGCTTCAGCACGCCATACATTTGGAATACctaaatttcaacaacaacccaatcAAAACACTCGACAAAGATTCTTTCCAAGGCCTGAGCAAGCTCAAATATTTGAATGTGTCGAGCATGCCTTCTTTAGAATGGATTGACGCCAACACGTTTACGCCGCTTACATCTATGATTCAACTTTGGTGCTCGTTCAATCCAGCCCTTAAAACCATACATCCTGCTGCTTTCAGCAACATGGATGAAAGTGACGGGACTTTTCAACTAAGCGAG TTTCATTTTCGAGGAAACAACATCCAGAACATACCTCCCTCTCTGCTTCCGTGGGCTAATTTGGGACTAGTTGACATTGGAGAAAATCCGTTCAAGTGCGACTGCAATATTGGATGGATGGTAACGAGTCTCGTTCCTATTGTTTCGGACAAAACACCTGAATTAATAACGAGTTTACG TTGCGCCGGACCggaagaatataaagaaaaattgctAGATTCGCTGGCAACTGATACGAAAATTGTAAACTGTACCAATCCTACTGATATCATTTCCGGTGGAGATAACAACCATGGCGGAGGGTCCACTGTTCGAACTACATCTTCAAACAAgggtttgattattttttcactATTGGGAATCATTGCGGTCATAGGTGGAATGGCTTGCTTCATTATGATGGCGGTCAGAAAATCCAACCTTCGCGAAATGTATGACACCACTTCTGGGCAAATAGTACATTACGTCAGGACGGCAGGTGTTGGGGATAAACAAGAAGATGAGCAAGCAATTGTAAAGAAAGAATATAACCAATATTACGAAGAACCTTAA
- the LOC124352594 gene encoding brain-specific homeobox protein homolog translates to MESRGSVNHPSKPKTSFLIEDILFHRPKQSFEDIPTSRDSTFNRHLSSNSSSEMNNRCYEMLLSSGGSSGLQQQQTNISSNASDYTFFPNALAAAFLCPAPPSTFNLNNQRCNKMDTQHPSPLFFQATGLPLTALLAADAGAKHGRRRKARTVFSDHQLHGLERRFEKQRYLSTPERVELAHALHLSETQVKTWFQNRRMKHKKQLRRHEDKKHSCNTTSGGQLDHSIQDGPADLSFRGALQSNDMSSESECSDSLLEDDVDVMSDDT, encoded by the exons ATGGAATCCCGTGGATCAGTTAATCACCCATCAAAACCAAAGACCTCCTTTCTCATAGAGGATATCCTTTTTCACCGACCCAAG CAATCGTTCGAAGACATTCCTACAAGCAGAGATTCGACATTCAATCGCCACCTGTCATCTAACAGCTCATCGGAGATGAATAATCGGTGCTACGAAATGCTGTTGTCCAGTGGTGGAAGTAGTGGattacaacagcagcaaacaAACATCTCTAGCAACGCTTCCGACTACACTTTCTTCCCGAACGCGCTGGCGGCCGCTTTCCTTTGCCCCGCTCCTCCGTCAACCTTCAACCTCAACAATCAACGCTGTAACAAGATGGACACGCAACACCCATcacctcttttctttcaagcCACAG GGTTACCTTTGACGGCTCTTCTGGCCGCCGATGCCGGAGCTAAACACGGACGCAGGCGGAAAGCTCGGACAGTCTTTTCCGATCACCAGCTTCATGGACTCGAGAGGCGTTTCGAAAAGCAGCGCTACCTCTCGACTCCCGAACGTGTTGAATTGGCTCACGCATTACATCTCAGCGAAACTCAAGTCAAAACGTGGTTCCAAAATCGAAGAATGAAGCACAAAAAACAGTTACGTAGACACGAGGACAAGAAACACAGTTGCAATACTACGTCAGGTGGCCAACTAGATCATTCCATTCAAG ATGGTCCGGCCGATTTATCTTTTCGTGGTGCGTTACAGTCCAACGATATGTCGTCCGAGTCCGAATGCTCCGACAGCCTACTCGAAGATGATGTTGATGTTATGAGTGATGATACATAA
- the LOC124312620 gene encoding beclin-1-like protein, with product MEEDGRVVFCCQRCWTPLKLDTGFSCSLDEHTIAELSLPAVRTPELDYTSQASSLDNYVPSRQDHLSINQGFTFVGHAIAGNSGNTNIGHLSHYIRKSTRLFDLVSSTSDIDHPLCEDCSDSLLILLEQQLFQSEEECLEYKQFLAKITKETEDENLSNLEVIEKELLCLQAEELELKNELKELVHKHELITKEIEAEIEEENNVKQEEEKYWKSYSVHRNQQFQVLDEQISLECQLRFTRSNLDRLKQTNAFNAAFHLWHMGHFGTINGLRMGRLPSVPVDWAEINAAWGQVTILLSALARKVNLVFQRYKLVPFGSQSSIEDLVENKVFPLYGSGGFRFLWDAKFDSGMCSFLDCLQQFQQKVEGAKQSEDDTGRLNFQFPYRMERGRIEDRATRQWYSIKIQFNSEEQWTKALKFMLTNLKWGVAWVAAQNSLPELL from the exons atggaagaggatGGTCGTGTAGTGTTTTGCTGTCAAAGATGCTGGACACCATTGAAACTGGATACAGGCTTCAGCTGTTCCCTGGATGAACACACAATAGCAGAATTATCATTACCGGCTGTTCGAACACCTGAACTGGATTACACATCACAAGCTTCAAGCCTTGATAACTATGTTCCAAGTAGACAAGACCACTTGTCTATTAATCAAGGATTTACTTTTGTTGGTCATGCAATTGCTGGAAATTCTGGAAATACCAACATTGGGCATCTCAGCCACTACATTAGAAAATCTACTAGGTTGTTTGATCTTGTTTCCAGTACATCAGACATAGATCATCCTCTTTGTGAAGATTGCTCAGATTCACTATTAATACTTTTAGAGCAACAGCTTTTCCAGAG TGAAGAAGAGTGTCTAGAGTACAAGCAATTTTTGGCAAAGATCACTAAAGAAACTGAGGATGAGAACTTGTCCAACTTGGAAGTAATAGAGAAAGAATTACTCTGCCTGCAAGCCGAAGAACTGGAGTTGAAAAATGAACTAAAAGAACTGGTTCATAAGCATGAGCTGATCACCAAAGAAATTGAAGCtgagatagaagaagaaaataatgttaaacaggaagaagagaaatattGGAAATCATACAGCGTACATCGCAATCAACAATTTCAAGTGCTAGATGAGCAAATAAGTCTTGAGTGCCAGTTGAGATTCACGCGGTCGAATCTGGACCGTCTCAAACAAACCAATGCGTTCAATGCCGCATTTCATCTGTGGCACATGGGTCATTTTGGCACCATAAACGGATTGAGAATGGGTAGATTGCCGTCTGTTCCCGTTGATTGGGCTGAAATTAATGCCGCCTGGGGCCAAGTAACTATTCTTCTTTCTGCACTAGCGCGCAAAGTTAACCTTGTTTTCCAGCGCTATAAATTAGTGCCGTTCGGAAGTCAGTCGAGTATTGAAGATCTCGTGGAAAATAAGGTTTTCCCCCTCTACGGATCGGGCGGCTTTCGATTCCTGTGGGATGCAAAGTTTGATTCCGGAATGTGCTCATTTCTTGATTGTTTACAACAATTCCAGCAAAAAGTGGAAGGCGCCAAACAGTCAGAGGACGATACAGGACGCCTTAATTTTCAGTTTCCTTACAG gaTGGAACGAGGTCGGATCGAAGATCGTGCAACTCGCCAATGGTATTCAATCAAGATACAATTCAATTCTGAGGAGCAGTGGACCAAAGCCCTGAAATTTATGTTAACTAATTTGAAATGGGGAGTCGCTTGGGTTGCTGCCCAGAACTCGTTGCCAGAATTATTGTAA
- the LOC124312621 gene encoding snRNA-activating protein complex subunit 1-like codes for MLDDAIVAIGSANDCDILVEKFSQSESLSFADFARVWKASHFELIFCGRSSEELPLLASELLAIAKAIILNVNKEFASRVGGLYLMYGLYFTQKAKSKIRLTLSEFKEFMKFTCELKEQNNMDAEFIFQKLFIAKAFLFCACSTPNKYIQMNKKCQSEEDVGNAMDENECRLIGCEGLSSNSLRNVDLLHSKYEELKPQIAGFVTTSSSAAPSKNFPSEIQAILDAFKSDIAKIKNNGTKQGKPTSVAEEVNQGVIRRRIVNSSFQSQSRSRRMPVDVTSMDSARKSSKSKRDH; via the exons ATGTTGGACGATGCTATTGTTGCCATCGGAAGTGCTAATGACTGTGATATattggttgaaaaattttcacaGTCAGAGAGTTTGAGCTTTGCTGACTTTGCACGTGTATGGAAAGCATCACATTTTGAACTTATATTTTG TGGAAGGAGTTCGGAAGAACTGCCACTTCTTGCAAGTGAACTGTTAGCTATCGCAAAAGCTATAATTTTGAATGTAAATAAAGAGTTTGCATCCAGGGTTGGAGGACTTTACCTTATGTATGGATTGTACTTTACTCAAAAAGCCAA ATCCAAAATTCGTTTAACTCTAAGTGAATTCAAGGAATTCATGAAGTTCACTTGTGAATTGAAAGAACAGAATAATATGGATGCTGAATTTATTTTCCAGAAACTTTTTATTGCTAAAGCGTTTTTGTTCTGTGCTTGCAGTACCCCAAACAAG tacatccaaatgaataaaaaatgccAGTCTGAAGAAGACGTTGGAAATGCAATGGATGAGAATGAATGTAGATTGATTGGATGTGAGGGTTTGTCATCTAATAGTCTAAGAAATGTAGACCTTTTGCACTCTAAATACGAAGAGTTAAAGCCTCAGATAGCAG GATTTGTAACAACTTCTTCATCTGCTGCTCCCAGTAAGAATTTTCCCTCTGAAATTCAGGCAATTCTAGATGCGTTCAAGTCCGATAttgctaaaataaaaaataatggtACCAAGCAAGGAAAACCTACGAGCGTTGCTGAAGAAGTAAATCAAG GTGTTATTCGAAGAAGAATAGTGAATTCTTCGTTTCAGTCTCAAAGCCGATCACGTCGTATGCCTGTAGATGTTACATCTATGGACTCGGCCaggaaatcatcgaaatctaAGCGAGACCACTGA
- the LOC124312618 gene encoding kanadaptin-like isoform X2, giving the protein MDDVAEVFKCTEKNGTTLPVFKKPVIIGRRPGTKASVKPINRLTNNLDIDSKQDVNSSADDNVKKENDVVIKNSTKKLELEDKISSNKSTLVSAQSCNLNYVAPSTSSICQLPYQLEVLKDGVIIQSENLQFKQKPFYVFGRLPTCDFVLQHPSISRYHTVLQYKIDDERGDSGWFLFDLGSTHGTFLNKQQIPPKVYCRLHTGHVFKFGVSSRLFILQGPEEDQEAVSELSVTQLKEMKLKRELSIDKLDNQHSFNDKCGVSTASVPPSTSSGINWGMGEDAEDENPLAENPFALADDFQLDETLYLDDPKKTLRGWFEREGYELEYKVEEKNYAHFICRVELPIDSASGAPIVAEASVKGGKKKEAVVQCALEACRLLDRHGMLRQSKHESKSRRKKRNFDYDYYSSDEDTFLDRTGTVERKRQARMKEQTSDVVETYESLSLKYKDVLKEVADIQHTLTRMTAATRNPAKIDIDDVDAYMEALQSYESSNKKSAATLRLKLGELQREETRLKALLKIARPAVLSSSEILSVNTVTESRVESKLKGLSQEKLEREVDSEKSVSSEPVLTVPVVSVISSEDGIPGPDVSKKHLPNLKEETLLEAPTCEVDQFSEGKSNNEKIGLVIRKKRKKDLKVESVKSTANTSSNNYITDDSKYAMWTPPENQSGDGKTSLNRKYGY; this is encoded by the exons ATGGATGACGTCGCAGAGGTCTTTAAATGCACGGAAAAAAATGGGACTACTCTTCCAGTTTTCAAGAAACCTGTCATTATTGGAAGGAGACCAGGCACGAAAGCATCAGTAAAACCAATTAATCGTCTAACAAACAATCTCGATATAGATTCGAAGCAAGATGTAAACTCTTCTGCAGATGATAatgtgaagaaagaaaatgatgtggTCATAAAAAATTCTACAAAGAAATTGGAGTTGGAAGATAAAATCAGTTCGAATAAATCAACTTTGGTTTCTGCTCAAAGTTGCAACTTAAACTATGTTGCTCCATCTACATCTTCTATCTGTCAATTACCTTATCAGCTTGAAGTTTTAAAGGATGGTGTGATCATACAAAGTGAGAATCTGCAGTTTAAGCAGAAACCTTTTTATGTATTTGGTAGACTACCTACATGTGATTTTGTTCTGCAACATCCATCAATTtccag ATATCATACTGTTTTACAGTATAAAATTGATGATGAACGGGGTGATTCAGGATGGTTTTTGTTTGATCTTGGAAGCACCCATGGAACTTTCCTAAATAAACAACAGATACCTCCAAAAGTATACTGCCGTCTACATACTGGCCATGTCTTCAAATTCGGAGTATCTTCAAGGTTGTTTATCCTTCAAGGTCCAGAAGAAGACCAAGAAGCTGTTTCTGAATTAAGTGTTACCCAGCTTAAGGAAATGAAACTTAAAAGAGAATTGTCAATTGACAAACTTGATAACCAACACTCATTTAATGACAAATGTGGCGTTTCTACTGCTTCTGTGCCTCCTTCAACTAGCAGTGGTATTAACTGGGGAATGGGAGAGGACGCTGAAGACGAAAATCCTTTGGCTGAAAATCCATTCGCTTTAGCCGACGACTTTCAGTTAGATGAAACTCTGTATTTGGATGACCCTAAGAAAACCCTTCGTGGGTGGTTTGAAAGAGAAGGTTATGAACTTGAATACAAG gtagaagaaaagaattatgCTCATTTTATTTGTCGCGTTGAATTACCCATTGACTCCGCCAGCGGAGCACCGATCGTTGCAGAAGCTTCGGTTAaaggtggaaagaaaaaagaagccgtAGTCCAATGTGCCTTGGAAGCTTGCCGTTTACTTGATCGTCATGGGATGTTACGGCAGTCTAAACAtg AGAGTAAAAGTCGTCGAAAAAAGCGTAATTTTGATTATGACTATTATTCCAGTGACGAAGATACGTTTCTGGATAGAACTGGAACTGTTGAACGGAAGAGACAAGCCCGGATGAAAGAGCAAACGTCAGATGTTGTGGAGACTTATGAGAGCTTG TCACTTAAATACAAAGACGTATTAAAGGAGGTCGCAGACATACAGCACACTTTAACTAGAATGACTGCTGCAACACGGAATCCAGCAAAAATCGATATCGATGATGTCGACGCCTACATGGAAGCTCTACAATCCTACGAATCGAGCAACAAAAAGTCAGCTGCAACCCTTAGA cTTAAACTAGGCGAACTCCAAAGAGAAGAGACAAGGTTAAAAGCTTTACTTAAGATTGCGCGACCTGCTGTCCTTTCTTCATCTGAAATACTTTCTGTGAACACAGTAACGGAAAGCAGAGTGGAAAGCAAATTAAAGGGGTTGTCACAGGAAAAACTCGAACGTGAAGTCGACTCAGAAAAAAGTGTCAGTTCTGAACCCGTTTTAACGGTGCCCGTAGTTTCGGTGATTTCCTCAGAGGATGGGATTCCTGGTCCTGATGTATCAAAAAAACATCTACCAAatctaaaagaagaaactctATTAGAAGCTCCCACCTGTGAAGTTGATCAATTCAGCGAAGGGAAAAGTAATAACGAAAAAATTGGCTTAGTGatcagaaaaaagaggaaaaaggacCTAAAG GTTGAAAGCGTAAAATCAACCGCCAACACAAGCTCAAATAACTACATTACAGATGACTCGAAATACGCCATGTGGACACCTCCAGAAAATCAGAGTGGTGATGGGAAAACTTCATTAAACAGAAAATACGGTTACTGA
- the LOC124312618 gene encoding kanadaptin-like isoform X1 — protein sequence MDDVAEVFKCTEKNGTTLPVFKKPVIIGRRPGTKASVKPINRLTNNLDIDSKQDVNSSADDNVKKENDVVIKNSTKKLELEDKISSNKSTLVSAQSCNLNYVAPSTSSICQLPYQLEVLKDGVIIQSENLQFKQKPFYVFGRLPTCDFVLQHPSISRYHTVLQYKIDDERGDSGWFLFDLGSTHGTFLNKQQIPPKVYCRLHTGHVFKFGVSSRLFILQGPEEDQEAVSELSVTQLKEMKLKRELSIDKLDNQHSFNDKCGVSTASVPPSTSSGINWGMGEDAEDENPLAENPFALADDFQLDETLYLDDPKKTLRGWFEREGYELEYKVEEKNYAHFICRVELPIDSASGAPIVAEASVKGGKKKEAVVQCALEACRLLDRHGMLRQSKHESKSRRKKRNFDYDYYSSDEDTFLDRTGTVERKRQARMKEQTSDVVETYESLSLKYKDVLKEVADIQHTLTRMTAATRNPAKIDIDDVDAYMEALQSYESSNKKSAATLRLKLGELQREETRLKALLKIARPAVLSSSEILSVNTVTESRVESKLKGLSQEKLEREVDSEKSVSSEPVLTVPVVSVISSEDGIPGPDVSKKHLPNLKEETLLEAPTCEVDQFSEGKSNNEKIGLVIRKKRKKDLKKVESVKSTANTSSNNYITDDSKYAMWTPPENQSGDGKTSLNRKYGY from the exons ATGGATGACGTCGCAGAGGTCTTTAAATGCACGGAAAAAAATGGGACTACTCTTCCAGTTTTCAAGAAACCTGTCATTATTGGAAGGAGACCAGGCACGAAAGCATCAGTAAAACCAATTAATCGTCTAACAAACAATCTCGATATAGATTCGAAGCAAGATGTAAACTCTTCTGCAGATGATAatgtgaagaaagaaaatgatgtggTCATAAAAAATTCTACAAAGAAATTGGAGTTGGAAGATAAAATCAGTTCGAATAAATCAACTTTGGTTTCTGCTCAAAGTTGCAACTTAAACTATGTTGCTCCATCTACATCTTCTATCTGTCAATTACCTTATCAGCTTGAAGTTTTAAAGGATGGTGTGATCATACAAAGTGAGAATCTGCAGTTTAAGCAGAAACCTTTTTATGTATTTGGTAGACTACCTACATGTGATTTTGTTCTGCAACATCCATCAATTtccag ATATCATACTGTTTTACAGTATAAAATTGATGATGAACGGGGTGATTCAGGATGGTTTTTGTTTGATCTTGGAAGCACCCATGGAACTTTCCTAAATAAACAACAGATACCTCCAAAAGTATACTGCCGTCTACATACTGGCCATGTCTTCAAATTCGGAGTATCTTCAAGGTTGTTTATCCTTCAAGGTCCAGAAGAAGACCAAGAAGCTGTTTCTGAATTAAGTGTTACCCAGCTTAAGGAAATGAAACTTAAAAGAGAATTGTCAATTGACAAACTTGATAACCAACACTCATTTAATGACAAATGTGGCGTTTCTACTGCTTCTGTGCCTCCTTCAACTAGCAGTGGTATTAACTGGGGAATGGGAGAGGACGCTGAAGACGAAAATCCTTTGGCTGAAAATCCATTCGCTTTAGCCGACGACTTTCAGTTAGATGAAACTCTGTATTTGGATGACCCTAAGAAAACCCTTCGTGGGTGGTTTGAAAGAGAAGGTTATGAACTTGAATACAAG gtagaagaaaagaattatgCTCATTTTATTTGTCGCGTTGAATTACCCATTGACTCCGCCAGCGGAGCACCGATCGTTGCAGAAGCTTCGGTTAaaggtggaaagaaaaaagaagccgtAGTCCAATGTGCCTTGGAAGCTTGCCGTTTACTTGATCGTCATGGGATGTTACGGCAGTCTAAACAtg AGAGTAAAAGTCGTCGAAAAAAGCGTAATTTTGATTATGACTATTATTCCAGTGACGAAGATACGTTTCTGGATAGAACTGGAACTGTTGAACGGAAGAGACAAGCCCGGATGAAAGAGCAAACGTCAGATGTTGTGGAGACTTATGAGAGCTTG TCACTTAAATACAAAGACGTATTAAAGGAGGTCGCAGACATACAGCACACTTTAACTAGAATGACTGCTGCAACACGGAATCCAGCAAAAATCGATATCGATGATGTCGACGCCTACATGGAAGCTCTACAATCCTACGAATCGAGCAACAAAAAGTCAGCTGCAACCCTTAGA cTTAAACTAGGCGAACTCCAAAGAGAAGAGACAAGGTTAAAAGCTTTACTTAAGATTGCGCGACCTGCTGTCCTTTCTTCATCTGAAATACTTTCTGTGAACACAGTAACGGAAAGCAGAGTGGAAAGCAAATTAAAGGGGTTGTCACAGGAAAAACTCGAACGTGAAGTCGACTCAGAAAAAAGTGTCAGTTCTGAACCCGTTTTAACGGTGCCCGTAGTTTCGGTGATTTCCTCAGAGGATGGGATTCCTGGTCCTGATGTATCAAAAAAACATCTACCAAatctaaaagaagaaactctATTAGAAGCTCCCACCTGTGAAGTTGATCAATTCAGCGAAGGGAAAAGTAATAACGAAAAAATTGGCTTAGTGatcagaaaaaagaggaaaaaggacCTAAAG AAGGTTGAAAGCGTAAAATCAACCGCCAACACAAGCTCAAATAACTACATTACAGATGACTCGAAATACGCCATGTGGACACCTCCAGAAAATCAGAGTGGTGATGGGAAAACTTCATTAAACAGAAAATACGGTTACTGA